A single Triticum dicoccoides isolate Atlit2015 ecotype Zavitan chromosome 2A, WEW_v2.0, whole genome shotgun sequence DNA region contains:
- the LOC119353299 gene encoding peroxidase 1-like: MAASASCISLVVLVALATVASAQLSPTFYDTSCPRALATIKSGVMAAVSSDPRMGASLLRLHFHDCFVQGCDASVLLSGMEQNAIPNNGSLRGFGVIDSIKTQIEAICAQTVSCADILTVAARDSVVALGGPSWTVPLGRRDSIDANEAAANSDLPGPTSSRSDLELAFSNKGLLTVDMVALSGAHTIGQAQCGTFKDRIYNETNIDTTFATSLRANCPRSNGDGSLANLDTTTANTFDNAYYTNLMSQKGLLHSDQVLFNNDTTDNTVRNFASNPAAFSSAFTTAMIKMGNIAPKTGTQGQIRLSCSRVNS; this comes from the exons ATGGCCGCCTCTGCTTCTTGCATTTCACTGGTGGTGCTCGTGGCTCTGGCCACGGTGGCGTCGGCGCAGCTGTCGCCGACGTTCTACGACACGTCGTGCCCCAGGGCCCTGGCCACCATCAAGAGCGGCGTCATGGCCGCCGTGAGCAGCGACCCTCGGATGGGCGCGTCGCTGCTCCGGCTGCacttccacgactgcttcgtccAA GGCTGTGACGCGTCTGTTCTGCTGTCTGGCATGGAACAAAACGCTATCCCGAACAACGGGTCACTGCGGGGTTTCGGCGTCATCGACAGCATCAAGACACAGATCGAGGCCATCTGCGCCCAGaccgtctcctgcgccgacatccTCACCGTCGCTGCCCGTGACTCCGTCGTCGCC CTCGGAGGGCCATCATGGACAGTCCCTCTGGGAAGAAGGGATTCCATAGATGCAAACGAGGCGGCGGCAAACAGCGACCTCCCAGGCCCTACATCTAGCCGGTCAGATCTTGAGCTGGCATTCAGCAACAAGGGCCTCCTTACGGTCGACATGGTGGCCCTCTCCGGCGCGCACACCATCGGCCAGGCGCAGTGCGGGACCTTCAAGGACAGGATCTACAACGAGACTAACATCGACACGACCTTCGCCACATCTCTCCGGGCCAACTGCCCCCGGTCCAACGGTGACGGCAGCCTGGCGAACCTGGACACGACCACGGCCAACACGTTCGACAACGCCTACTACACCAACCTCATGTCACAGAAGGGGCTCCTGCACTCGGACCAGGTGCTGTTCAACAACGACACCACCGACAACACCGTCCGGAACTTCGCGTCCAACCCGGCGGCGTTCAGCAGCGCGTTCACGACGGCCATGATCAAGATGGGCAACATCGCGCCGAAGACGGGGACGCAAGGGCAGATCAGGCTTAGCTGCTCCAGGGTGAACTCGTGA
- the LOC119353298 gene encoding peroxidase has protein sequence MAMGSASCISLVVLVALATAASGQLSSTFYDTSCPRALAAIKSGVAAAVSSDPRMGASLLRLHFHDCFVQGCDASVLLSGMEQNAGPNVGSLRGFGVIDNIKTQLESICKQTVSCADILTVAARDSVVALGGPSWTVPLGRRDSTTASASLANSDLPGPSSSRSQLEAAFLKKNLNTVDMVALSGAHTIGKAQCSNFRTRIYGGDTNINTVFATSLKANCPQSGGNTNLANLDTTTPNAFDNAYYTNLLSQKGLLHSDQVLFNNDTTDNTVRNFASNAAAFSSAFMTAMIKMGNIAPLTGTQGQIRLSCSKVNS, from the exons ATGGCCATGGGTTCTGCCTCTTGCATTTCTCTGGTGGTGCTCGTGGCTCTGGCCACGGCGGCGTCCGGGCAGCTGTCGTCGACGTTCTACGACACGTCGTGCCCCAGGGCTCTGGCCGCCATCAAGAGCGGCGTGGCGGCCGCCGTGAGCAGCGATCCCCGCATGGGCGCGTCCCTGCTCAGGCTGCACTTCCACGACTGCTTTGTCCAA GGCTGTGACGCATCTGTTCTTCTGTCTGGCATGGAACAAAACGCGGGTCCGAACGTGGGGTCGCTGAGGGGCTTCGGCGTCATCGACAACATCAAGACCCAGCTGGAGAGTATATGCAAGCAGaccgtctcctgcgccgacatcctcaccgtcgccgcccgcgACTCCGTTGTCGCC CTCGGAGGGCCATCGTGGACTGTCCCGCTGGGGAGACGGGACTCCACCACCGCAAGTGCCTCGCTGGCGAACAGTGACCTCCCTGGCCCGAGCTCTAGCCGGTCACAGCTCGAGGCCGCGTTCCTCAAGAAGAACCTTAACACGGTCGACATGGTCGCGCTCTCAGGCGCGCACACCATCGGGAAGGCCCAGTGCTCCAACTTTCGGACTCGGATCTACGGCGGTGACACCAACATTAACACTGTCTTCGCGACATCTCTCAAGGCCAACTGCCCCCAGTCCGGCGGCAACACCAACCTGGCGAACCTGGACACGACGACGCCCAACGCGTTCGACAACGCCTACTACACCAACCTCCTGTCACAGAAAGGGCTCCTGCACTCGGACCAGGTGCTCTTCAACAACGACACCACCGACAACACCGTCCGCAACTTTGCGTCCAACGCGGCGGCCTTCAGCAGCGCCTTCATGACGGCCATGATCAAGATGGGAAACATCGCGCCGCTCACCGGGACGCAGGGCCAGATCAGGCTCAGCTGCTCCAAGGTGAACTCGTGA